The Schizosaccharomyces pombe strain 972h- genome assembly, chromosome: I genome contains a region encoding:
- the spd1 gene encoding ribonucleotide reductase (RNR) inhibitor, which translates to MHSSKRVMTTKTHVEQPESSMRPQLPESIQGSLMDVGMRVRKSISTGYKSKQTTFPAYNPPLYNTVSENIALKNTAFSYEPNGTKRPFEQAIPNYNWANPPQDFEEPEWLKPFDVVMEGTNERL; encoded by the coding sequence atgcACAGCAGCAAGCGAGTTATGACCACAAAGACTCATGTTGAGCAGCCTGAGTCTTCAATGCGTCCTCAGCTTCCCGAAAGCATTCAAGGCTCCTTAATGGACGTGGGAATGCGGGTTCGTAAATCAATTTCCACCGGATACAAGTCGAAACAAACCACGTTTCCTGCCTATAACCCACCGCTTTACAACACTGTTTCTGAAAAcattgctttaaaaaataccGCATTTTCTTATGAGCCTAACGGTACTAAGCGTCCATTCGAGCAAGCAATTCCTAATTATAACTGGGCCAATCCTCCTCAAGACTTTGAAGAACCGGAATGGTTGAAGCCGTTTGACGTTGTCATGGAGGGTACCAATGAGAGATTATAA